The nucleotide sequence TGTTCAGTTTTGTTAGGGATACTGTGCTTGACCCATTTCTTGGAAGTGGAACTACCTCTTTGGCGGCTAAGAACCTGAATAGAAACTCAGTTGGATATGAAATAAACGAGGAATTTTTACCTATCATAAAAGAAAAACTTGGACTAAAACAAAGTACTATTTTTCAAAATACCAGTTTTGAGATAATCAAGCAAGAAGATATGAGAACAGACTTTAAAGAAGAGATTAAAAGATTACCTTATATCTTCAAAGATCCTATAAAATTTGATAAAAAGATTGACCCCAGAAAATTAAGGTTTGGCTCTAAAATAGATAATTCTCATTCTGAAAGAGAAACATATTATACTGTGAAAGAAATAATCTCACCAGAAATTTTGATTTTAAATAATGGATTGAAAATCAGGTTATTGGGGGTAAAAGAGAATCCAGAAAAGAATGGAGAGGCTATTCAATTTTTAAGAGAAAAAACCTGTGGACAAAAGGTATTCATAAAGTTCGATACTACAAAGTACGATGAGAAAAACAACTTGCTTTGTTATCTTTATTTATGGAATAAGACTTTTTTAAATGCCCATTTGATTAAAAATGGTTTGGCTGATGTGGATGTTGCAAAAAATTATAAATACAAATCTAAATTCTTAACTTATAGGGGGAGAGTATAATGGCAAAAGAATGGATATTAAATCAGGCGAATATGAGGTGGGGGCTGACTAAGAAAAACAAAGTTGGTCCAGTTTCAGAATTGATAAGAAAATGTTCCCCTAAGTCCTTGAAGGATTGGGAGGAGTATTATTATAAAAATGTATACTCCAAACAGCATTTGGAAGAACTTGGGAGAAGGCTATACATAAAGATAACTGAAGTATGTCAAGCAGAAATAGAAAGCATAACAGAGGAGGATTGTATTGATTTTATCATCAATTTGGTAATTGGTAGAACCTACGATGGCTATCAGTCTGAAATACAAACCATTTATGGGCAATTACAAGAGGCATTAGGTGTTAAAGTGGAACCGGCCCCAGATGAATGGGATAGAGGATACAATGTTGATTTCTTCATTAAGGTGAAGGAGAAATATATTGGGCTTCAAATTAAACCAGCAGGATATGCTTACATTACCCAAATCATCAACGAATTAAAATTTCAAAAAAAGACACACGAGAAATTTACTGCCAAATATGGGGGTAAGGTATTCTATGTTATCTCAGTAAAGGAAGGGAAAAAGAAGATTATCCATAACCCCTCGGTTATTGAAGAAATCAGAAAAGAAATTGAGAGATTGAAGGAAAAATGACGCCACCGCTTCGCCTAACACAGCATAAAAGGTTTGTTGCCTTATGGCACTCACCCAAATCCTTACGCTAACGCTCAGGACCTCTTTTAT is from Candidatus Thermoplasmatota archaeon and encodes:
- a CDS encoding MjaI family restriction endonuclease, coding for MAKEWILNQANMRWGLTKKNKVGPVSELIRKCSPKSLKDWEEYYYKNVYSKQHLEELGRRLYIKITEVCQAEIESITEEDCIDFIINLVIGRTYDGYQSEIQTIYGQLQEALGVKVEPAPDEWDRGYNVDFFIKVKEKYIGLQIKPAGYAYITQIINELKFQKKTHEKFTAKYGGKVFYVISVKEGKKKIIHNPSVIEEIRKEIERLKEK
- a CDS encoding DNA methyltransferase, coding for FSFVRDTVLDPFLGSGTTSLAAKNLNRNSVGYEINEEFLPIIKEKLGLKQSTIFQNTSFEIIKQEDMRTDFKEEIKRLPYIFKDPIKFDKKIDPRKLRFGSKIDNSHSERETYYTVKEIISPEILILNNGLKIRLLGVKENPEKNGEAIQFLREKTCGQKVFIKFDTTKYDEKNNLLCYLYLWNKTFLNAHLIKNGLADVDVAKNYKYKSKFLTYRGRV